The Paraburkholderia sp. SOS3 genome includes a region encoding these proteins:
- the rpmF gene encoding 50S ribosomal protein L32 — protein sequence MAVQQNKKSPSKRGMHRSHDFLNTAPLAVEPSTGEVHLRHHVSPNGYYRGKKVVKTKND from the coding sequence ATGGCAGTTCAACAAAACAAGAAGTCGCCGTCGAAGCGTGGCATGCACCGTTCGCACGATTTCCTCAACACGGCGCCGCTCGCAGTCGAGCCGAGCACGGGTGAAGTGCATCTGCGTCACCACGTCAGCCCGAACGGCTACTACCGCGGCAAGAAAGTCGTCAAGACGAAGAACGACTAA
- a CDS encoding YceD family protein — MTHSTQHKGTPATVDPRQLDLFEFARSGRQAAGVVRVSQLPRMLNEVPADAPAGERDTAFTWQAEGSTQPELQDDGTEGPQPYLRLAIHGSAWLECQRCLAPYEQAFNVDAIYRIVGTEAEAEEFPLDEDEVDVIVGSRQFGLVELIEEELLLSLPLVPKHEVCPEVHESLSSGAAGTEGSDEHDEADEKGGAEPERPNPFAVLQGLKSKGPAQSDDESDDGPGNSGGKH, encoded by the coding sequence ATGACGCATTCGACTCAGCACAAAGGTACGCCTGCCACCGTCGATCCACGGCAACTCGACCTGTTCGAGTTTGCGCGCAGTGGGCGGCAAGCGGCCGGTGTCGTGCGCGTTTCGCAACTGCCGCGCATGTTAAACGAAGTTCCGGCGGACGCGCCAGCAGGCGAACGCGATACCGCTTTCACCTGGCAAGCCGAAGGATCGACGCAGCCGGAATTGCAGGACGACGGCACCGAAGGACCGCAGCCGTATTTGCGGCTCGCGATTCACGGGAGCGCGTGGCTCGAATGTCAGCGCTGTCTTGCGCCGTACGAGCAGGCATTCAATGTCGATGCGATTTATCGCATCGTCGGCACTGAAGCGGAAGCCGAAGAGTTTCCGCTCGATGAAGATGAAGTCGATGTGATCGTGGGCTCGCGCCAGTTCGGTCTCGTCGAATTGATCGAAGAAGAACTGTTGTTGTCGCTGCCGCTCGTGCCGAAGCACGAGGTCTGCCCCGAAGTGCACGAGAGTCTGAGCTCGGGCGCGGCCGGTACGGAAGGTAGCGACGAGCACGACGAAGCAGATGAAAAAGGCGGAGCCGAGCCGGAACGGCCGAATCCGTTTGCAGTGTTGCAAGGCCTGAAATCGAAGGGTCCGGCTCAGTCAGATGACGAATCCGACGACGGGCCGGGCAATTCGGGCGGCAAGCACTGA
- a CDS encoding Maf-like protein translates to MPEPLKSPSQRPPRLILASSSRYRRELLERLRIPFDVAVPDLDETPHAGESPQATALRLAEAKARAVAASLAARDEALIIGSDQVATFDDLQIGKPGTHEKALAQLQAMRGRDVLFHSALCLFDSRSDRAQRIDVVTRVRFRKLPDAALDAYLRAETPYDVAGSAKAEGLGITLIEAIESDDPTALIGLPLIALSGMLLAAGYPLWGMQ, encoded by the coding sequence ATGCCGGAACCGCTCAAAAGCCCGTCCCAACGCCCGCCCCGCCTGATTCTCGCGTCGAGTTCGCGCTACCGCCGCGAGTTGCTCGAACGCCTGCGCATCCCGTTCGATGTCGCCGTGCCGGACCTCGACGAGACACCGCATGCCGGCGAAAGCCCGCAAGCGACCGCGCTGCGCCTTGCCGAGGCGAAAGCGCGTGCGGTCGCGGCAAGCCTCGCCGCCCGCGACGAAGCGCTCATCATCGGCTCCGACCAGGTCGCCACATTCGACGACCTGCAGATCGGCAAGCCCGGCACTCACGAAAAAGCGCTCGCGCAGTTGCAGGCAATGCGTGGCCGCGACGTGCTGTTCCACAGCGCGCTATGTCTCTTCGACAGCCGCTCGGATCGGGCACAACGCATCGATGTCGTGACGCGCGTGCGCTTCCGGAAGCTTCCCGACGCTGCGCTCGACGCGTATCTGAGAGCCGAAACGCCGTACGACGTCGCCGGCAGCGCGAAGGCCGAAGGGCTCGGCATCACGCTCATCGAGGCCATCGAATCGGACGACCCGACCGCGCTGATCGGCCTGCCGCTGATCGCGTTGTCGGGCATGCTGCTCGCCGCGGGCTATCCGCTCTGGGGAATGCAATGA
- a CDS encoding SAM-dependent methyltransferase gives MTGVLYLIPNTLGDGDASALDAVLPAPVRARAATLGYYIGENAKTTRAFLKKVGTGRPIQEIEIRELNVNTPAGEIDRLLAPILAGTDAGLVSEAGCPAVADPGALLVRRAHERGVKVVPLVGPSSILLALMASGLNGQSFAFHGYLPVDAGERAKRLRELEQQSRKAKQTQIFIETPYRNRALLDTLIASCAPSTLVCVAADLTLASETIVSRAVSDWKRKPAPDLHKRPAIFLLLAV, from the coding sequence ATGACCGGCGTGCTGTATCTGATCCCGAACACGCTCGGCGACGGCGACGCGAGTGCGCTCGACGCCGTGCTTCCCGCGCCGGTTCGCGCGCGCGCCGCGACACTTGGCTATTACATCGGCGAAAACGCAAAGACCACGCGCGCATTCCTGAAGAAGGTCGGCACCGGGCGGCCGATCCAGGAAATCGAGATCCGCGAACTCAACGTGAACACGCCCGCCGGTGAAATCGACCGGCTGCTCGCGCCGATTCTCGCCGGAACCGACGCGGGGCTCGTATCGGAAGCCGGCTGCCCCGCCGTCGCCGATCCGGGCGCGCTGCTCGTGCGGCGCGCGCATGAGCGCGGCGTCAAGGTCGTGCCGCTCGTCGGCCCGAGTTCGATTCTGCTGGCGTTGATGGCGTCGGGCCTGAACGGCCAGAGCTTCGCCTTTCACGGCTATTTGCCCGTCGATGCGGGCGAGCGCGCAAAGCGCTTGCGCGAACTCGAACAGCAGTCGCGCAAGGCGAAACAGACGCAAATCTTCATCGAAACGCCGTATCGCAATCGCGCTCTGCTCGACACGCTGATCGCATCGTGCGCGCCGTCGACGCTTGTCTGTGTCGCGGCCGATCTGACGCTCGCGAGTGAAACGATCGTGAGCCGCGCGGTCAGTGACTGGAAGAGGAAGCCGGCGCCCGACTTGCACAAGCGGCCGGCGATTTTTCTGCTGCTGGCGGTTTAG
- a CDS encoding S49 family peptidase: protein MSDNLTPDSHEAAKAAAQKSAAGHEPGWERAALERIALAAIAEQRAARRWRIFFRFVFLAILVVIGWGAFDLTGDHVAATGRHTALVSLDGEISSDTNANADDINSALDDAFDDAGTAGVVLHCNSPGGSPVQAGIIYSEIRRLRSKHPSIPLYVVVGDMCASGGYYVAAAADRIYVDKASIVGSIGVLMDGFGFTGLMDKLGIQRRLHTSGENKGFFDPFSPDTPKMDAHAQQMLDQIHTQFIDAVRQGRGKRLHETPDIFSGLFWTGEKSVELGLADGFGDTDYVAREIIKAPDVVDYTVKESITDRVARKFGAAVGSAAIHAMIAGGKLNLR, encoded by the coding sequence ATGTCTGACAATCTCACTCCCGATTCTCACGAAGCGGCCAAAGCGGCTGCACAAAAGTCCGCAGCCGGCCACGAGCCCGGCTGGGAACGCGCCGCGCTCGAACGCATCGCGCTCGCCGCGATTGCCGAGCAGCGTGCCGCGCGGCGCTGGCGCATCTTCTTCCGCTTCGTGTTTCTCGCGATTCTCGTCGTGATCGGCTGGGGCGCGTTCGATCTGACGGGCGACCATGTCGCGGCGACGGGCCGTCATACGGCGCTCGTTTCGCTCGACGGCGAGATTTCGTCGGATACCAATGCGAACGCGGACGACATCAACTCTGCGCTCGACGATGCATTCGACGACGCCGGCACCGCCGGTGTGGTCCTGCATTGCAACAGCCCGGGCGGCAGCCCGGTGCAGGCGGGCATTATCTATAGCGAGATCCGGCGGCTGCGCAGCAAGCATCCGTCGATTCCGCTTTATGTCGTGGTCGGCGATATGTGCGCGTCGGGTGGCTACTATGTGGCTGCCGCGGCGGACAGGATCTATGTCGACAAGGCGAGCATCGTCGGCTCGATCGGCGTGCTGATGGACGGCTTCGGCTTTACCGGCCTGATGGACAAGCTCGGCATCCAGCGGCGGCTGCATACGTCCGGCGAAAACAAGGGCTTCTTCGACCCGTTCTCGCCCGACACGCCGAAGATGGACGCACACGCGCAGCAGATGCTCGACCAGATTCATACGCAATTCATCGACGCGGTGCGCCAGGGCCGCGGCAAGCGGCTGCACGAGACGCCGGACATCTTCTCGGGCCTGTTCTGGACCGGCGAGAAGAGCGTCGAACTAGGGCTTGCGGACGGCTTCGGCGACACCGACTATGTCGCGCGCGAAATCATCAAGGCGCCGGATGTGGTCGACTACACGGTAAAGGAAAGCATCACCGACCGCGTGGCGCGCAAGTTCGGTGCGGCGGTCGGCAGCGCGGCGATTCACGCGATGATTGCCGGCGGAAAGCTCAATTTGCGGTAA
- a CDS encoding Rieske (2Fe-2S) protein: MSENAASPDPVRVCASDDLVDGGAGVRRDATCGDGNVVVFFVRYDGTAYGYLNRCAHVPMELDWVEGQFFESSGLYLICSTHGAIYAPDTGKCVGGPCRGGRLRPVRVEERETPEGRAVFWLPDDELRPLGSGR, encoded by the coding sequence ATGAGCGAAAACGCCGCATCGCCCGATCCCGTGCGCGTGTGCGCATCCGACGACCTCGTCGACGGCGGCGCCGGCGTGCGGCGCGACGCGACCTGTGGCGACGGTAACGTCGTTGTATTCTTCGTGCGCTACGATGGCACCGCATACGGCTACCTGAACCGCTGCGCGCATGTGCCGATGGAGCTCGACTGGGTCGAAGGTCAGTTCTTCGAATCGTCGGGTTTATACTTGATATGCTCGACGCACGGCGCGATTTACGCGCCCGATACGGGGAAATGCGTCGGCGGTCCATGCCGTGGCGGGCGGTTGCGTCCGGTGCGCGTCGAAGAGCGCGAAACGCCCGAAGGGCGCGCGGTGTTCTGGCTACCGGATGACGAGCTTCGGCCGCTGGGTTCGGGCCGCTGA
- a CDS encoding HAD-IIIA family hydrolase: MARQQFDLIVFDWDGTLMDSTAHIARSIQAACRDLGLPVPATEAASYVIGLGLRDALQIAAPTLDPADYPRLAERYRFHFLVKDPTTELFAGARELLAELRETGYLLAIATGKSRVGLNRALDQVRLTSLFDGTRCADETFSKPHPAMLHELTRELGQDPARTVMIGDTTHDLQMAANAGVAGIGVAYGAHPADSLSAFGPKYIAESIGSLSDWLREHA; encoded by the coding sequence ATGGCTCGACAGCAATTTGATCTGATCGTCTTCGACTGGGACGGCACGCTGATGGATTCGACCGCGCATATTGCGCGCAGCATTCAGGCCGCGTGCCGCGATCTGGGGTTGCCGGTGCCGGCGACCGAGGCGGCGAGCTATGTGATCGGCCTCGGCCTGCGCGATGCGCTGCAAATCGCCGCGCCGACGCTGGACCCGGCCGACTATCCGCGGCTTGCGGAGCGCTATCGCTTCCATTTCCTCGTGAAAGATCCGACCACCGAGCTCTTTGCCGGCGCGCGTGAATTGCTGGCCGAACTGCGAGAAACCGGTTACCTGCTGGCGATCGCAACCGGCAAGAGCCGCGTCGGTCTGAACCGCGCGCTCGATCAGGTGCGTCTGACGAGCCTGTTCGACGGCACGCGCTGCGCCGACGAAACCTTCTCGAAGCCGCACCCGGCGATGCTGCACGAGTTGACGCGCGAACTCGGGCAGGACCCGGCGCGCACCGTGATGATCGGCGACACGACGCACGATCTGCAAATGGCGGCGAACGCGGGCGTTGCCGGCATCGGCGTCGCTTACGGCGCGCATCCGGCCGACTCGCTATCGGCTTTCGGACCGAAGTACATCGCCGAAAGCATCGGCTCGCTGTCCGACTGGTTGCGCGAGCACGCATGA
- a CDS encoding RluA family pseudouridine synthase yields MKELGKNSQKPVAGDQVSMIEIDDSAAGQRIDNFLLRICKGVPKSHIYRILRSGEVRVNKGRVDAQYRLAYGDLVRVPPIRIAHGAAQAAPLPPPSAHFTILFEDDHLLVIDKPAGVAVHGGSGVAFGVIEQLRAARPQAKFLELVHRLDRETSGVLMLAKKRAALVDLHEQIRENRVDKRYYACAHGAWASDWGRRRAVKEPLHKYLLPDGERRVRVQPDGLPSHTVFNLVDRWPEYVLLEAELKTGRTHQIRVHLAHLGLPIVGDAKYGDFALNKALARANAVPGLKRMFLHAYRLKITHPATGDTLQFEALLPDECRRFISQLAELNGQNPSGTSSSISTLISSDNETHTHGSTAI; encoded by the coding sequence ATGAAAGAGTTAGGCAAAAATTCGCAGAAACCGGTCGCAGGTGATCAGGTGTCGATGATCGAAATCGACGACAGCGCGGCAGGTCAGCGGATCGATAATTTTTTGTTGCGCATCTGTAAAGGTGTGCCAAAGAGCCATATTTATCGCATCCTGCGCAGCGGGGAAGTGCGCGTCAACAAGGGGCGCGTCGATGCGCAATACAGGCTTGCGTACGGCGACCTGGTCCGCGTGCCGCCGATTCGCATTGCGCACGGCGCGGCGCAGGCGGCGCCGCTGCCGCCGCCTTCCGCCCATTTCACGATCCTGTTCGAAGACGACCACCTGCTCGTGATCGACAAGCCGGCCGGCGTCGCCGTGCACGGCGGCAGCGGCGTTGCGTTCGGCGTGATCGAGCAACTGCGCGCGGCGCGGCCGCAGGCGAAGTTCCTCGAACTGGTACACAGGCTCGACCGCGAAACGTCGGGCGTGCTGATGCTCGCGAAAAAGCGCGCGGCGCTCGTCGATCTGCACGAGCAGATTCGCGAGAACCGCGTCGACAAGCGCTATTACGCATGCGCGCACGGCGCATGGGCGAGCGACTGGGGCCGCCGCCGCGCGGTCAAGGAGCCGCTGCACAAATACCTGCTGCCTGACGGCGAGCGTCGCGTGCGCGTGCAGCCGGACGGATTGCCGTCGCATACGGTGTTCAATCTCGTCGATCGCTGGCCCGAATACGTACTTCTCGAAGCGGAGCTGAAAACGGGGCGCACGCATCAGATACGCGTCCATCTGGCTCACCTGGGGTTGCCGATCGTCGGCGACGCGAAGTACGGCGACTTCGCGCTAAACAAGGCGCTCGCGCGTGCGAACGCCGTGCCGGGGCTGAAACGCATGTTTTTGCACGCGTACCGGCTCAAGATCACCCATCCGGCGACCGGCGACACGCTGCAGTTCGAGGCGCTGCTGCCGGACGAATGCCGACGCTTTATTTCACAGCTTGCCGAGCTGAACGGGCAAAATCCCTCCGGTACTTCATCGAGCATTTCTACCCTTATTTCCTCCGATAACGAGACGCACACGCATGGCTCGACAGCAATTTGA
- a CDS encoding Rne/Rng family ribonuclease, producing MKRMLFNATQQEELRVAIVDGQKLIDIDIETAGREQRKGNIYKGIVTRIEPSLEACFVNYGEDRHGFLPFKEVARQYFRDGVEMRSARIQDALKEGQELIVQVEKEERGNKGAALTTFISLAGRYLVLMPNNPRGGGVSRRIEGDDRQELRETMAQLQLPEGMSIIARTAGIGRSAEELQWDLNYLMQLWRAIEAASQSGQPGTPMLIYLESSLVIRAIRDYFQPDIGEILIDTTEIHDQARAFMDIVMPDNVSKVKRYHDDVPLFSRFQIEHQIETAYSRTVPLPSGGAIVIDHTEALVAIDVNSARATKGADIEETAARTNLEAADEVARQLRLRDLGGLIVIDFIDMESAKSQREVEQRLKDALKHDRARVQMGKISRFGLMELSRQRLRPALSEGSHVTCPRCNGTGHIRDTESSALQVLRIIQEEAMKENTAAIHCQVPVEVTAFLLNEKRSEINKIESRFKVNVVLVPNKHLDTPHYKLERLRHDDARLDDPRASWKMAEEAARELESETGYSKRTEEVKPKQEAAVKGITPEKPAPSAPVRTAAATPAPVAVTPASGGFIGWLKGLFGMQPTAPAAQPAPAEKTARPARGERAERGERTGERGGERGGDRNRRGGAARDKVTRDKVTRGEGAAAGGRQGQQPRREERETCETRGGRDGREGREGREGRDNRGEGREGREPRESRERDSRENRVERAERGQDRAAERADTAEAGARGERQERGERRERADRGERRRQQQENADALSQTEAQAADTALQTQANLTDGVMPVDQEVARDGEERRRRRRGRRGGRREREEEGVNVNTAADVAEAEGDSASVPAEMPVRAPEYAGRHETQQAAQAAVEVVVAAVATQSHVVTELQPADETPPLAAEKAATVQHMEPVASQPAPVVSEPAATHAQPEPSAAPAPVAPAPAPAPSHAEAAPAAAFDAPSAAPQTADEASAPVAAASAPASTPASAAVEPSGAAATQPESQPAATAPAHVEAAAPQPAAPAYAPAPQQVEAPRTATFEAAEPAGTTIEPVRETETAAEPAAAPVAASAAAASPAAAVAHEQASVAPQAARANGTHSAAAASPQALQSMLEGAGLVWVNTDADKLRAAQQAAAQVVPPVRAPRERKPLPPVDTAPMQQVETVKHPQ from the coding sequence ATGAAACGCATGCTGTTCAATGCGACGCAGCAGGAAGAATTGCGCGTCGCCATCGTCGATGGGCAAAAACTCATCGACATCGATATCGAAACCGCCGGCCGCGAACAGCGCAAAGGCAATATCTACAAGGGCATCGTCACACGTATCGAGCCGTCGCTCGAAGCCTGTTTCGTCAACTACGGCGAAGACCGCCACGGCTTCCTGCCGTTCAAGGAAGTCGCCCGCCAGTACTTCCGCGATGGCGTCGAAATGCGCTCCGCGCGCATCCAGGACGCGTTGAAGGAAGGCCAGGAACTGATCGTTCAGGTCGAAAAGGAAGAGCGCGGCAACAAGGGCGCGGCCCTCACCACGTTTATCTCGCTCGCCGGCCGCTATCTGGTGCTGATGCCGAACAACCCGCGCGGCGGCGGCGTGTCGCGCCGCATCGAGGGCGACGACCGGCAGGAACTGCGCGAAACGATGGCGCAGCTGCAACTGCCCGAGGGCATGAGCATCATCGCGCGCACGGCCGGCATCGGCCGCAGCGCCGAAGAACTGCAGTGGGACCTGAACTACCTGATGCAGCTGTGGCGCGCGATCGAGGCCGCCTCGCAAAGCGGCCAGCCTGGCACGCCGATGCTGATCTATCTCGAATCGAGCCTCGTGATCCGCGCGATCCGCGACTACTTCCAGCCCGATATCGGCGAAATCCTCATCGATACGACCGAAATCCATGACCAGGCGCGCGCCTTCATGGACATCGTGATGCCGGACAACGTCAGCAAGGTCAAGCGCTACCACGACGACGTCCCGCTCTTCTCGCGCTTCCAGATCGAGCATCAGATCGAAACCGCGTATTCGCGCACGGTGCCGCTGCCCTCGGGCGGCGCGATCGTGATCGACCATACCGAGGCGCTCGTCGCGATCGACGTGAACTCGGCGCGCGCCACCAAAGGCGCCGACATCGAGGAAACCGCGGCGCGCACGAACCTCGAAGCCGCCGACGAAGTCGCGCGCCAGCTGCGTCTGCGCGATCTGGGCGGCCTGATCGTGATCGACTTCATCGATATGGAGTCGGCCAAGAGCCAGCGTGAAGTCGAGCAACGCCTCAAAGACGCGCTGAAGCACGACCGCGCGCGCGTGCAGATGGGCAAGATTTCGCGCTTCGGTCTGATGGAACTGTCGCGCCAGCGGCTGCGTCCGGCGCTCTCGGAAGGCAGCCACGTGACCTGCCCGCGCTGCAACGGCACCGGCCATATCCGCGATACCGAATCGTCCGCGCTGCAGGTGCTGCGGATCATTCAGGAAGAAGCGATGAAGGAAAACACCGCGGCGATCCACTGCCAGGTGCCGGTCGAGGTGACGGCCTTCCTGCTCAACGAAAAGCGCTCGGAAATCAACAAGATCGAATCGCGCTTCAAGGTCAACGTCGTGCTCGTGCCGAACAAGCACCTCGATACGCCGCACTACAAGCTCGAGCGCCTGCGTCACGACGATGCGCGCCTCGACGACCCGCGCGCGTCGTGGAAGATGGCCGAGGAAGCGGCTCGCGAACTCGAGTCGGAAACGGGTTACAGCAAGCGCACCGAAGAAGTGAAGCCGAAGCAGGAAGCGGCGGTCAAGGGCATCACGCCCGAGAAGCCGGCGCCGAGCGCACCGGTGCGAACCGCTGCGGCCACACCGGCGCCGGTTGCGGTCACGCCGGCTTCGGGCGGCTTTATCGGATGGCTCAAGGGCCTGTTCGGCATGCAGCCGACAGCGCCGGCCGCCCAGCCGGCTCCGGCGGAAAAGACCGCCCGGCCTGCACGCGGCGAGCGCGCCGAACGTGGCGAGCGCACGGGTGAACGCGGCGGCGAACGCGGTGGCGATCGCAACCGCCGTGGCGGCGCGGCGCGCGACAAGGTCACGCGCGACAAGGTCACGCGCGGCGAAGGCGCGGCGGCCGGCGGCCGTCAGGGTCAGCAGCCGCGGCGCGAGGAGCGTGAAACGTGCGAGACGCGTGGCGGCCGGGATGGACGCGAAGGTCGCGAGGGTCGCGAAGGTCGCGACAACCGCGGCGAGGGCCGTGAAGGTCGCGAGCCGCGTGAAAGCCGCGAGCGCGACAGCCGCGAAAACCGCGTCGAGCGCGCGGAACGCGGTCAGGACCGCGCAGCCGAGCGCGCCGATACGGCGGAAGCCGGTGCGCGCGGCGAGCGCCAGGAGCGTGGTGAACGCCGCGAGCGCGCAGACCGCGGCGAGCGGCGCCGTCAACAGCAGGAAAATGCCGATGCGCTGAGCCAGACCGAAGCGCAAGCCGCGGACACCGCTCTTCAGACTCAGGCGAACCTGACCGACGGCGTCATGCCGGTCGACCAGGAAGTCGCGCGCGACGGCGAAGAGCGTCGCCGGCGCCGCCGCGGCCGTCGTGGCGGCCGTCGCGAGCGTGAAGAGGAAGGCGTCAACGTCAACACGGCAGCCGATGTCGCGGAAGCGGAAGGCGATAGCGCGAGCGTGCCGGCGGAAATGCCGGTGCGTGCGCCGGAATATGCGGGCCGCCATGAAACGCAGCAGGCGGCACAGGCCGCGGTGGAAGTGGTCGTAGCGGCCGTTGCGACTCAATCGCACGTCGTCACCGAATTGCAACCGGCCGACGAAACGCCGCCGCTCGCAGCCGAAAAGGCCGCGACGGTTCAGCACATGGAACCGGTGGCCTCACAACCGGCGCCGGTCGTCAGCGAACCGGCGGCAACGCATGCACAGCCCGAGCCGTCGGCTGCTCCGGCGCCCGTTGCGCCTGCACCGGCACCGGCACCGTCGCACGCCGAGGCTGCTCCGGCTGCCGCATTCGACGCACCGTCGGCTGCGCCGCAAACCGCCGACGAAGCATCGGCGCCCGTTGCAGCCGCTTCTGCCCCGGCTTCCACTCCGGCTTCGGCCGCGGTCGAACCGTCGGGTGCAGCGGCAACGCAGCCGGAGTCACAACCGGCCGCGACAGCACCGGCTCACGTCGAAGCCGCCGCGCCGCAACCTGCAGCTCCGGCCTATGCGCCCGCGCCGCAGCAAGTCGAAGCGCCGCGTACGGCAACCTTCGAAGCCGCCGAGCCGGCAGGAACGACCATTGAACCGGTACGTGAAACTGAAACAGCAGCCGAACCAGCGGCGGCGCCCGTAGCGGCGAGCGCCGCCGCTGCGAGCCCGGCTGCCGCCGTCGCGCACGAGCAGGCGTCCGTCGCGCCGCAAGCAGCACGCGCCAACGGCACGCACTCCGCGGCCGCAGCGTCGCCGCAAGCGTTGCAGTCGATGCTCGAAGGCGCGGGCCTCGTCTGGGTGAACACCGATGCCGACAAGCTGCGCGCAGCACAGCAAGCCGCCGCGCAGGTCGTGCCGCCGGTGCGCGCGCCGCGCGAGCGCAAGCCGCTGCCGCCGGTCGACACCGCGCCGATGCAACAAGTCGAAACGGTGAAGCACCCGCAGTAA
- the moaA gene encoding GTP 3',8-cyclase MoaA, whose product MSRRIIPLTDVSAVPVFSGPAQAPRGELRDTLSRPLRDLRISVTDRCNFRCVYCMPRAVFDKDYPFLPHSALLSFEEIERVARLFVAQGVEKIRLTGGEPLLRKNIEFLIERLANLTTPDGRPLDLTLTTNGSLLARKARSLKDAGLARVTVSLDALDDALFRKMNDADFAVEDVLAGIDVAQSIGLAPVKVNMVVKRGTNDTEIVPMARHFKGSGAVLRFIEYMDVGTSNGWNMAEVLPSADVVARIGEQFPLVPLEAHSAAETAQRWGYADGSGEIGVISSVTRAFCATCTRARLSTEGKVYLCLFASNGHDLRALLRNGSSDDEIATAIAHIWEARADRYSQLRGSAQPGQQAEAAERRVEMSYIGG is encoded by the coding sequence ATGTCCCGACGCATCATTCCTCTGACCGATGTCAGCGCGGTGCCGGTATTTTCCGGTCCCGCGCAAGCGCCGCGCGGCGAGTTGCGCGACACGCTGTCGCGACCGCTGCGCGATCTGCGCATTTCAGTCACGGACCGCTGCAATTTCCGCTGCGTCTACTGCATGCCGCGCGCGGTATTCGACAAGGATTACCCGTTCCTGCCGCACAGCGCGCTGCTGAGCTTCGAGGAAATCGAGCGCGTGGCGCGGCTATTCGTCGCGCAGGGCGTCGAAAAGATCCGGCTGACCGGCGGCGAGCCGCTGCTGCGCAAGAACATCGAATTCCTGATCGAGCGGCTCGCGAACCTGACGACGCCGGATGGCCGCCCGCTCGATCTCACGCTGACGACCAACGGCTCGCTGCTCGCGCGCAAGGCGCGCAGCCTCAAGGACGCGGGCCTCGCGCGCGTGACGGTCAGCCTCGACGCGCTCGACGACGCGCTGTTTCGCAAGATGAACGACGCCGACTTCGCGGTCGAAGACGTGCTCGCCGGCATCGACGTCGCGCAGTCGATCGGCCTTGCGCCCGTCAAGGTGAACATGGTCGTCAAGCGCGGCACGAACGACACCGAGATCGTGCCGATGGCGCGTCATTTCAAAGGCAGCGGCGCGGTGCTGCGGTTTATCGAATACATGGATGTCGGCACGTCGAACGGCTGGAACATGGCCGAAGTACTACCGTCGGCCGACGTCGTCGCGCGCATCGGCGAGCAGTTTCCGCTCGTGCCGCTCGAGGCGCATAGCGCGGCGGAAACCGCGCAGCGCTGGGGCTACGCGGACGGCAGCGGCGAGATCGGCGTGATTTCGAGCGTGACGCGCGCGTTCTGCGCCACCTGCACGCGCGCACGGCTGTCGACCGAAGGCAAGGTCTATCTGTGCCTGTTCGCCTCGAACGGCCACGACTTGCGCGCGCTGCTGCGCAACGGCTCGAGCGACGACGAGATCGCGACCGCCATCGCGCATATCTGGGAAGCGCGCGCGGACCGCTATTCGCAGCTGCGCGGCAGCGCGCAGCCGGGACAGCAGGCCGAGGCGGCCGAGCGGCGCGTCGAAATGTCGTATATCGGCGGCTAA
- the mobA gene encoding molybdenum cofactor guanylyltransferase MobA, whose amino-acid sequence MPIPTEQITGLLLAGGRGMRMGGVDKGLQMLCGEPLALHVLRRLAPQTGALLISANRNAPRYAELGAPFDATVIADTLPDFPGPLAGLLAGLRAARTGFMLSAPCDTPALPADLAARLAGALDAEHADIATVATGNAQHEVSIHPVFALMRTALADDLASFLAAGERKVRAWYARHKTVEVAFADERAFYNVNSLQELADLERNRGPD is encoded by the coding sequence ATGCCGATTCCGACCGAACAGATCACCGGCCTCCTGCTCGCAGGCGGCCGCGGCATGCGCATGGGCGGCGTCGACAAGGGATTGCAGATGCTATGCGGCGAGCCACTCGCGCTGCATGTATTGAGGCGCCTCGCGCCGCAAACCGGCGCGCTGCTGATCAGCGCGAACCGCAATGCGCCGCGCTATGCCGAACTCGGCGCGCCGTTCGACGCAACGGTCATCGCCGACACGTTGCCCGACTTCCCCGGTCCGCTAGCGGGTTTGCTCGCCGGCCTGCGCGCCGCGCGCACAGGCTTTATGCTGAGCGCACCGTGCGACACGCCCGCGTTGCCCGCCGACCTCGCCGCGCGTCTCGCCGGCGCGCTCGATGCCGAACACGCCGACATCGCGACCGTCGCCACGGGCAATGCGCAGCACGAGGTATCGATCCACCCGGTCTTCGCGCTCATGCGCACCGCCCTTGCCGACGATCTCGCGAGCTTTCTGGCAGCAGGCGAGCGCAAGGTACGCGCGTGGTACGCGCGCCACAAGACAGTCGAAGTCGCTTTTGCCGATGAACGTGCGTTTTACAATGTCAACTCTTTGCAAGAACTGGCCGACCTCGAACGAAACCGAGGACCAGACTGA